The Neomonachus schauinslandi chromosome 11, ASM220157v2, whole genome shotgun sequence genome contains a region encoding:
- the MS4A1 gene encoding B-lymphocyte antigen CD20 — translation MTTPRNSRSGTFQADPMKGPTAMHPVQKIIPKRMPSVVGPTQNFFMRESKTLGVIQIMNGLFHIALGGLLMIHTDVYAPICITVWYPLWGGIMYIISGSLLAAADKNPRKSLVKGKMIMNSLSLFAAISGIIFLIMDIFNITISHFFKMDNLNLINVSMPYINIHNCEPANPAEKNSLSIQYCDSIRSVFLGIFAVMGIFTFFQKLVTAGIVEHEWKQLCSKPKSDVVVLLAAEEKKEQPIETTDEMVELTEISSQPKNEEEIEIIPVQEEEEEMEINFPEPPQDQEPSPIENDSIP, via the exons ATGACGACACCCAGAAATTCAAGGAGTGGAACTTTCCAAGCAGATCCTATGAAAGGTCCTACTGCCATGCATCCTGTTCAAAAAATAATTCCCAAAAGGATGCCTTCAGTGGTGGGCCCTACACAAAACTTCTTCATGAGGGAATCTAAGACATTAGGG GTCATCCAGATTATGAATGGGCTCTTCCACATTGCCCTAGGCGGCCTCCTGATGATTCACACGGATGTCTATGCACCTATATGTATAACTGTGTGGTACCCTCTCTGGGGAGGCATTATG TATATCATTTCTGGATCACTCCTGGCAGCAGCGGACAAAAACCCCAGGAAGAGTTTG GTCAAAGGGAAAATGATAATGAACTCATTGAGCCTCTTTGCTGCTAtttctggaataatttttttGATCATGGACATATTTAATATTaccatttcccatttttttaaaatggataatTTGAATCTTATTAACGTTTCCATGCCATATATTAACATACACAACTGTGAACCAGCCAACCCTGCTGAGAAAAACTCTCTGTCTATACAATATTGTGACAGCATACGATCTGTTTTCTTG GGCATTTTTGCTGTGATGGGGATCTTTACCTTCTTCCAGAAACTTGTGACGGCTGGCATTGTTGAGCATGAATGGAAACAACTGTGCTCCAAACCTAAGTCT GATGTAGTTGTCCTGTTAgctgctgaagaaaaaaaagaacagccaaTTGAAACAACTGATGAAATGGTTGAGCTGACTGAAATATCTTCCCAAccaaagaatgaagaagagatTGAAATTATTCCagtccaagaagaagaagaagaaatggaaataaactttCCAGAACCTCCCCAGGATCAGGAACCTTCACCAATAGAAAATGACAGcattccttaa
- the LOC110576170 gene encoding protein transport protein Sec61 subunit gamma-like: MPQTWLSRILAGRSVCFCATCPWCLSGWLAVIKDQVMQFVEPSRQFVKDSIRVVKRCTKPDRKECQKMAMATALGFAILGFIGFFVKLILIPLNNIIVGS, translated from the coding sequence ATGCCCCAAACATGGTTGTCAAGAATCCTGGCAGGGAGGTCAGTTTGCTTTTGTGCTACGTGTCCCTGGTGTCTGAGCGGTTGGCTGGCAGTCATCAAGGATCAGGTAATGCAGTTTGTTGAGCCAAGTCGGCAGTTTGTGAAGGACTCAATTCGGGTGGTTAAAAGATGCACTAAACCTGATAGAAAAGAATGCCAGAAGATGGCCATGGCAACAGCATTAGGATTTGCTATACTGGGATTCATTGGCTTTTTTGTAAAATTAATCCTTATCCCTCTTAATAACATCATTGTTGGCAGCTGA